In the Ruminococcus albus 7 = DSM 20455 genome, one interval contains:
- a CDS encoding mobility-associated LCxxNW protein: MENYCAFSKDHKCLKWEDYLLTRHELAEAEHLCHGNWIEIQRLYEYIDRLKAILDENEIDYPEI, from the coding sequence ATGGAGAATTACTGTGCTTTCAGCAAGGATCACAAGTGCTTGAAATGGGAGGATTATCTGCTCACCCGTCACGAGCTTGCGGAAGCCGAACACTTGTGTCACGGCAACTGGATAGAGATCCAGCGGCTGTATGAGTATATCGACCGGCTCAAGGCTATTCTTGATGAGAATGAGATAGACTATCCGGAAATCTGA
- the tnpA gene encoding IS66 family insertion sequence element accessory protein TnpA produces the protein MGKISEIKMQLRHKEWAEMVSECQASGKKVDEWCRENGINVSTYYKRLNVLRTELIEGSEKQSIVPVSVSASVSVPQNKAVSDTGKELISDSGKIIIRKDGFEVELSGDTSEDMLMALFRGLKQC, from the coding sequence ATGGGAAAAATATCTGAGATCAAAATGCAGCTGAGGCATAAGGAATGGGCTGAAATGGTCAGCGAGTGCCAGGCGAGCGGCAAAAAGGTCGATGAGTGGTGCAGAGAGAACGGCATCAATGTCAGTACCTACTATAAACGTCTGAATGTGCTGAGAACCGAGCTTATCGAGGGCAGTGAGAAACAGAGCATAGTTCCCGTAAGTGTTTCCGCCTCTGTCTCGGTGCCACAGAACAAAGCTGTTTCAGATACCGGAAAGGAGCTCATTTCAGATTCCGGAAAGATAATAATACGCAAGGACGGCTTTGAAGTTGAGCTTTCCGGGGATACTTCCGAAGATATGCTTATGGCTCTGTTCAGAGGGCTGAAACAATGCTGA
- the tnpC gene encoding IS66 family transposase: MSEPNMTSEIVSLRNENAVLKEELALANQQLAWFRKQIFGRKTEQTSVVMEKEFGVQLSMFGNNEEKSAAKSAETITVPEHKRKKKRTHDEWMNNLPVKEEHHKIDNPVCEICGAEMEELTPEKAYDELIFTPPKYHIRRHIVHKYKCPECGEKPEERDEPCHIIRAPYPHAMIPGSYCSPELLAHIIYEKYAKSVPLHRQEKDFNSKNIPLLKATMSNWVGTAAEKWCLPIVEKMHEMLIAGQMIHADETTVQVLHEEGRKPTTTSRMWVYCNGKMNDRSIIIFDYQPTRKGEHASNFLKGFIGYLICDGYDAYNAVEGAKRCGCMTHARRGFIQALPNDQKLHSTSVAAKAVEYFNKIYHEENLLADSSTEYRYKQRLVKVKPLLDEFFAWLENVQVSGKGKLTDAVRYALNERKYLYTFLENGDVPIDNNRAENAIRPFALGRKNWLFSNTANGARSSATLYSIISTAQANGVDAEKYLTELFSQPAGTILLPWREENET, encoded by the coding sequence ATGTCCGAACCAAATATGACATCGGAAATTGTATCGCTCCGTAATGAAAACGCTGTTCTCAAGGAAGAACTAGCACTTGCCAATCAGCAGTTAGCGTGGTTCAGAAAGCAGATATTCGGAAGAAAAACAGAGCAGACATCTGTTGTTATGGAAAAGGAGTTCGGTGTTCAGCTTTCCATGTTCGGAAACAATGAAGAAAAATCCGCAGCTAAATCTGCCGAAACAATTACTGTTCCCGAACACAAGCGCAAGAAAAAACGCACTCACGATGAATGGATGAACAATCTGCCTGTAAAAGAAGAACATCACAAAATTGACAACCCGGTATGCGAAATATGCGGCGCCGAAATGGAAGAACTGACTCCCGAAAAGGCTTACGATGAACTTATATTTACGCCGCCAAAATATCATATCCGCAGGCATATAGTACATAAGTACAAGTGTCCCGAGTGCGGAGAAAAGCCCGAAGAAAGGGACGAACCTTGTCATATCATCCGTGCGCCATATCCTCACGCTATGATCCCGGGAAGCTATTGCTCTCCCGAACTTCTGGCTCATATCATCTACGAAAAATATGCAAAGTCAGTACCTCTGCACCGTCAGGAAAAGGACTTTAATTCCAAAAACATACCTCTGCTCAAAGCGACTATGTCTAATTGGGTAGGCACTGCTGCCGAAAAATGGTGTTTGCCGATTGTGGAGAAAATGCATGAGATGCTTATCGCAGGGCAGATGATCCATGCCGATGAAACGACCGTTCAGGTGCTTCACGAGGAAGGCCGAAAGCCTACCACGACATCAAGAATGTGGGTCTACTGCAACGGCAAAATGAATGACAGGAGCATCATCATTTTCGATTATCAGCCGACACGAAAGGGTGAGCACGCCTCGAATTTCCTGAAAGGATTTATCGGCTATCTTATCTGTGACGGATACGATGCCTACAATGCAGTCGAGGGTGCTAAGCGATGCGGCTGTATGACTCATGCAAGGCGTGGTTTTATTCAGGCTCTTCCGAACGACCAAAAGCTGCACAGCACTTCTGTTGCGGCAAAGGCAGTAGAATATTTCAACAAGATATATCACGAAGAAAATCTGCTTGCCGACAGCTCCACAGAATACAGATATAAACAGCGCCTTGTGAAGGTAAAGCCTTTGCTTGACGAGTTTTTTGCGTGGCTTGAAAATGTTCAGGTCAGTGGTAAGGGCAAGCTGACAGATGCAGTAAGATATGCGTTGAATGAACGGAAATATCTTTACACGTTTCTTGAAAACGGAGACGTGCCTATCGACAACAACAGAGCCGAAAACGCAATAAGACCGTTTGCGTTAGGCCGAAAAAATTGGCTGTTTTCAAATACAGCAAACGGAGCCAGATCAAGTGCAACGCTGTATTCGATCATTTCAACTGCACAGGCGAACGGTGTTGATGCTGAGAAATACCTGACCGAGCTGTTTTCACAGCCTGCGGGAACGATATTATTACCATGGAGGGAAGAAAATGAAACTTAG
- the tnpB gene encoding IS66 family insertion sequence element accessory protein TnpB (TnpB, as the term is used for proteins encoded by IS66 family insertion elements, is considered an accessory protein, since TnpC, encoded by a neighboring gene, is a DDE family transposase.) — translation MLKELSAANIYIVCGHTDMRKSIDGLAAIIREEFDLDLFSDSLFLFCGRRRDRLKALLWEGDGFIMLYKRLENGKFNWPRNEQEVRNLSHEQFVWLLQGLSVDQPKAIKTIEGGIDFY, via the coding sequence ATGCTGAAGGAACTTTCTGCTGCCAATATCTACATCGTCTGTGGGCATACCGATATGCGTAAATCAATAGACGGTCTTGCAGCGATAATCAGAGAGGAATTTGATCTCGATCTGTTTTCCGACAGCCTGTTTTTGTTTTGCGGAAGGCGCAGAGATCGACTAAAGGCTCTGCTGTGGGAGGGCGACGGATTTATCATGCTGTACAAAAGGCTTGAGAATGGAAAATTCAACTGGCCGCGCAATGAGCAGGAGGTAAGAAACTTAAGCCACGAGCAGTTTGTATGGCTATTGCAGGGACTATCCGTTGACCAGCCAAAGGCGATAAAAACTATCGAGGGCGGCATCGATTTTTACTGA
- the tnpC gene encoding IS66 family transposase, giving the protein MNTAAKISSEKIFPKRRSYRSCPKNKCNCAVCGSKLKVIKEEFLTSKLVYIPEQLKMREFYRTVYKCECCDKKGEDPHIVKSENPTPAQVIPKGLPDQTLVADIMQRKYQLGTPLDRQEKYWAAQGVYLSRTSMANWVIEGSKWFEPVIDMLWKYSYKEPVLNADETTSRTLKTDKGKKIDKLGQMWICSTGRAAKKKIAIYEYRDSRTKAVAEELYYGYTGILQTDGFQSYGSGSYTRVGCWSHARRKLIDCIPEKHKKSKAAIAVGMIDKMFKYEREARKEDYSDEQLLEMRREKIAPLVDEFYKFIDSLHPGNGSHLAEAVNYARNQKAALTVFLNNPLVDMSNNLAERTVKPYIIARKNFLFSCTEKGAHASAAVMTIIETAKRNGLDVYGYLLHLLTELPKYGHTPTREQLEALMPWSDSLPDFCKKKYSQVESVTIPEMSLCKAKV; this is encoded by the coding sequence GTGAACACCGCGGCAAAAATAAGCTCAGAGAAGATCTTCCCAAAGAGAAGATCGTATCGAAGCTGCCCGAAAAACAAGTGTAACTGTGCTGTTTGCGGCAGTAAGCTCAAGGTCATCAAGGAAGAATTTCTGACAAGCAAACTTGTGTATATCCCCGAACAGCTGAAAATGCGTGAGTTTTACAGAACGGTGTACAAGTGTGAATGCTGCGATAAAAAGGGCGAGGATCCCCATATCGTCAAATCCGAAAACCCTACTCCCGCACAGGTCATACCGAAGGGTCTGCCGGATCAAACGCTTGTTGCGGATATAATGCAGAGAAAATATCAGCTTGGTACTCCGCTTGACCGTCAGGAAAAATACTGGGCGGCACAGGGGGTATATCTCAGCCGTACTTCAATGGCAAACTGGGTGATCGAGGGTTCAAAATGGTTTGAGCCTGTTATTGATATGCTCTGGAAATATTCGTATAAAGAGCCTGTCCTGAATGCCGATGAAACGACGTCGAGAACTTTGAAAACCGATAAAGGCAAAAAAATAGACAAGCTGGGTCAGATGTGGATATGCTCGACAGGCAGAGCCGCAAAGAAAAAAATTGCAATATACGAGTACCGTGACAGTCGCACAAAGGCTGTTGCCGAGGAGCTTTACTATGGCTATACGGGCATATTGCAGACTGACGGATTTCAGTCCTATGGCAGCGGCAGCTACACGAGAGTCGGCTGCTGGTCGCATGCACGCAGGAAGCTGATCGACTGCATACCCGAAAAGCACAAAAAGAGCAAAGCGGCGATCGCTGTGGGTATGATCGACAAGATGTTCAAATACGAACGGGAGGCGAGAAAGGAAGACTATTCGGACGAACAGCTGCTTGAGATGCGTCGGGAAAAGATCGCCCCTCTTGTAGATGAGTTCTACAAATTCATAGACAGCCTTCACCCCGGCAATGGTTCACACTTAGCCGAGGCGGTTAATTATGCCCGAAATCAGAAAGCAGCACTGACTGTTTTCCTAAATAATCCACTTGTGGATATGAGCAACAATCTTGCAGAGAGAACAGTCAAGCCTTATATTATTGCAAGGAAGAATTTTCTTTTCAGCTGTACCGAGAAGGGTGCTCACGCAAGCGCGGCGGTTATGACAATTATCGAGACAGCTAAGCGAAATGGTCTTGATGTGTACGGGTATCTCCTGCATCTGCTGACAGAGCTGCCGAAGTACGGTCATACTCCGACAAGGGAACAGCTTGAAGCTCTGATGCCGTGGAGCGACAGCCTGCCTGATTTCTGCAAGAAAAAGTATAGTCAGGTAGAGTCAGTTACAATACCGGAAATGAGTCTATGCAAAGCAAAGGTGTAG
- the tnpA gene encoding IS66 family insertion sequence element accessory protein TnpA, translating into METIRQGGNRYGQNNIHHNNQKEMQLQEWSAQIKAQQASGLTIREWCKEKGIKPNTYYNRLRKVREKYIENSPTIVPVSVPCSNENIRIEKNGLQISLPADISADTLTALVHELC; encoded by the coding sequence TTGGAGACGATTAGACAAGGAGGTAACAGGTATGGACAAAACAACATCCATCACAACAATCAAAAAGAAATGCAGCTTCAGGAATGGTCTGCGCAGATCAAAGCACAGCAGGCAAGCGGTCTGACGATCCGGGAATGGTGCAAAGAAAAAGGGATCAAGCCAAACACGTATTACAACCGCCTAAGAAAAGTTCGTGAAAAGTATATCGAAAATTCTCCGACCATCGTTCCTGTATCAGTTCCTTGCTCAAACGAAAATATCCGCATTGAGAAAAACGGACTTCAAATATCTCTTCCGGCAGATATATCTGCGGACACTCTGACCGCTTTGGTGCATGAGCTATGCTGA